The following are encoded together in the Pseudodesulfovibrio indicus genome:
- a CDS encoding glycosyltransferase yields MSRAVFVLGMHRSGTSAFMRLLAAFGVYLGDNLIEPQEDNPKGFFEDRALMELNSGLLGSVAENGRYGLLSLGAEFYDEETFRTELRAYLESAYGESLLWGFKDPRLCLTFRSWKGVLRELGVSHSFLVPVRNPLEVAQSLQKREGRPIEFGLAAWFLYMFSALEYAAEAPSCFVAFKDLFDDVRGVMERVGRFLGEDCSAHTESLDAFEGEFLDAGLYRNRDDAAQLAAHCRGMESIPDFYAALMGFCAEGTVAPETIRELLDLHRESFTTLAASIAGGAPDYLRAEMHENSLTLKKYVSAFEDCSAALAENVKAHEFYKEGYEKFQGLYEDAAMALEQRQQALDENRRAMDELRQALLDSQDALQDAHLVIAEREETIRLEQQRLLEIKRSKAWRFLQFLARFGVGAGIVGKAGKNLRKGVERVERQRAYKRAKVSHALSSTVDAAGREEIRTVATLREQSRRGRHVVFMDYDFPEFDAHAGGRHSWLYVKLLADLGFAVTFLAQGNEGKPYIKHLEGIGVHVPDRAFFRGASWGNWLYMCREEIDFVVASRPFPSVKYLSLIRDLMRVPLIYFAHDLHFLRLGRQQEQAGDVCEGEISRCRIAEDKLIRRCSHMLTPSTFEVQYVAEHFGKQEATAIPVFFYDDEMLAGHEGEKEPGSLLFVGSFEHAPNRAALVWFVEKVLPLIVERHGDAVLSIIGSKPPENWDLGEHVRLLGRVSEEELEQAYRKSKVAIAPLLFGAGVKGKVIESMAMNCPVVGTTIAFEGIPAGEMIVPVDSPEQFADRVSHYLGMDDAGYRAVQAGIRQYMKRYFSEDTAKELMEKVISSVDTDD; encoded by the coding sequence ATGTCGAGGGCGGTTTTCGTCCTCGGGATGCATCGGTCCGGCACGAGCGCCTTCATGCGTTTGCTGGCCGCTTTTGGCGTGTACCTGGGGGACAATCTCATCGAGCCTCAGGAGGACAACCCCAAGGGGTTCTTCGAAGACCGCGCGCTGATGGAGCTGAATTCCGGGCTGCTGGGCTCGGTGGCGGAGAACGGCCGCTACGGGCTTTTGTCCCTCGGGGCCGAGTTCTATGACGAAGAGACCTTCCGCACGGAGCTCAGGGCCTATCTGGAATCCGCCTACGGGGAGAGCCTCCTGTGGGGATTCAAGGACCCCCGGCTCTGCCTGACCTTCCGCAGCTGGAAGGGCGTCCTGCGGGAACTCGGTGTATCCCACTCCTTCCTCGTTCCGGTGCGCAACCCGCTGGAGGTTGCCCAATCCCTGCAGAAACGGGAAGGTCGGCCCATCGAGTTCGGGCTGGCCGCCTGGTTCCTGTACATGTTTTCCGCCCTGGAATACGCGGCCGAAGCCCCGTCCTGCTTCGTCGCGTTCAAGGATCTCTTCGACGACGTGCGCGGGGTCATGGAGCGCGTGGGCCGGTTCCTCGGCGAGGACTGCTCGGCGCACACCGAATCCCTCGACGCCTTCGAGGGCGAATTCCTCGACGCCGGTCTCTACCGCAACCGCGACGATGCAGCGCAGCTCGCGGCCCACTGCCGGGGGATGGAGTCCATCCCGGATTTCTACGCCGCGCTGATGGGGTTCTGTGCCGAGGGGACCGTTGCGCCGGAAACCATCCGCGAACTCCTCGACCTCCACCGCGAATCCTTCACGACCCTGGCCGCCTCAATTGCGGGCGGCGCGCCGGATTACCTGCGTGCGGAGATGCACGAGAACAGCCTGACGCTCAAGAAGTACGTCAGCGCCTTCGAAGACTGCTCCGCCGCCCTGGCGGAAAACGTCAAGGCCCATGAATTTTATAAAGAAGGCTACGAGAAGTTCCAGGGGCTCTACGAGGACGCCGCCATGGCCCTGGAACAGCGGCAGCAGGCCCTGGATGAGAACCGGCGGGCCATGGACGAGCTTCGGCAGGCGCTGCTCGACAGCCAGGACGCCCTGCAGGACGCCCACCTGGTCATTGCCGAGCGCGAAGAGACCATCCGTTTGGAGCAGCAGAGGCTGTTGGAGATCAAGCGGTCCAAGGCGTGGCGCTTCCTCCAGTTCCTGGCCAGGTTCGGCGTTGGCGCTGGAATCGTGGGCAAGGCCGGAAAGAATCTGCGCAAGGGCGTGGAACGGGTGGAGCGGCAGCGGGCCTACAAGCGGGCCAAGGTCTCCCATGCCCTGAGCAGCACCGTGGACGCGGCGGGCCGCGAGGAGATCCGGACCGTGGCCACGCTGCGCGAACAATCGCGGCGCGGGCGCCATGTGGTCTTCATGGACTACGATTTTCCGGAGTTCGACGCCCATGCCGGGGGAAGGCACTCCTGGCTGTACGTCAAGCTCCTGGCGGACCTCGGGTTCGCCGTGACCTTCCTGGCTCAGGGCAATGAGGGCAAGCCCTACATCAAGCACCTGGAAGGCATCGGGGTCCACGTCCCGGACCGCGCCTTCTTCAGGGGCGCGTCCTGGGGCAACTGGCTGTACATGTGCCGCGAGGAGATCGATTTCGTGGTCGCGAGCCGCCCGTTCCCCTCGGTCAAGTACCTTAGCCTGATACGGGACCTGATGCGGGTCCCGCTCATCTATTTCGCCCACGACCTGCATTTCCTGCGTCTGGGCCGCCAGCAGGAGCAGGCCGGCGACGTCTGCGAGGGGGAGATTTCCCGGTGCCGGATCGCCGAGGACAAGCTCATCCGCAGGTGCAGCCACATGCTCACCCCCAGCACCTTTGAAGTGCAGTACGTGGCCGAGCACTTCGGCAAGCAGGAGGCCACGGCCATCCCGGTCTTCTTCTACGACGACGAGATGCTCGCCGGGCATGAAGGAGAGAAGGAACCAGGCAGCCTGCTGTTCGTGGGCTCCTTCGAGCATGCGCCCAACAGGGCGGCGCTGGTCTGGTTCGTGGAAAAGGTGCTCCCGCTGATCGTCGAGCGGCATGGCGACGCGGTCCTGAGCATCATCGGCAGCAAACCCCCGGAGAATTGGGACCTCGGAGAGCATGTGCGCCTGTTGGGCCGCGTGTCCGAGGAAGAACTCGAACAGGCGTACAGGAAGAGCAAGGTGGCCATCGCCCCCCTGCTTTTCGGCGCGGGCGTCAAGGGCAAGGTCATCGAAAGCATGGCCATGAACTGCCCCGTGGTAGGCACGACCATCGCCTTCGAGGGCATCCCCGCGGGCGAGATGATCGTCCCGGTGGATTCGCCCGAGCAGTTCGCCGACCGCGTCTCCCATTACCTGGGTATGGATGACGCCGGATACCGCGCTGTGCAGGCGGGCATCCGGCAATACATGAAGCGGTATTTTTCGGAAGATACGGCGAAAGAACTTATGGAGAAGGTTATCTCCTCGGTGGATACTGATGATTAG
- a CDS encoding class I SAM-dependent methyltransferase — protein sequence MYDELVRNCAPDDFWGQVKRTVGGKPVSEEQIEMIVSAVVEATDLKPEDRMLDLCCGNGALSTRVFAHCAQGHGVDFSEQLIKVAREHFEDAPRETYELADVVEFLKTSSESGRFTKAFCYGSFQYLPQAMAEEFLVELNRRFVSVSRVCIGNVPDKERMNVFFREGAYVEGIEDQHDSAIGIWRTRKEFSELAAAAGWRAEFRTLPEGYYASHYRYDAVLSRGQ from the coding sequence ATGTACGACGAACTGGTGCGCAACTGTGCGCCGGACGACTTCTGGGGCCAGGTCAAGCGCACCGTGGGCGGCAAACCGGTCTCCGAGGAACAGATCGAGATGATCGTGTCGGCGGTGGTGGAGGCCACGGATCTGAAGCCGGAGGACCGCATGCTCGACCTGTGCTGCGGCAACGGCGCGCTCTCCACCCGGGTCTTTGCCCATTGCGCCCAAGGACACGGCGTGGATTTTTCCGAGCAGCTCATCAAGGTCGCACGGGAGCATTTCGAGGATGCACCGCGCGAGACCTACGAATTGGCCGACGTGGTGGAGTTCCTGAAGACCAGTTCCGAAAGCGGTCGATTCACGAAGGCGTTTTGCTACGGCTCCTTTCAATACCTTCCCCAGGCCATGGCCGAAGAATTCCTGGTTGAACTCAACCGGCGGTTTGTATCGGTGAGTCGCGTCTGCATAGGGAATGTGCCGGACAAGGAGCGGATGAATGTCTTTTTTCGTGAAGGTGCGTACGTAGAGGGCATCGAAGACCAACATGACTCCGCCATCGGTATCTGGCGCACGCGGAAGGAATTTTCCGAGCTCGCCGCAGCCGCAGGCTGGAGAGCGGAATTCAGGACCCTGCCGGAGGGGTATTACGCTTCCCATTACCGCTATGACGCCGTTCTGAGCAGAGGCCAATAA
- a CDS encoding DVU3141 family protein, with protein MYRGLLLLLLFFVLPACSSHSSDPALPEEQVQASKPVRPLAQFAATAKVNASDVIKDEKYGEITVIAGNYYYSAAGEWCRMLLVTQNSCTFELVFRRLGGDAWEEVPLLHGCDDSLVIPGSQEQTLP; from the coding sequence GTGTATCGCGGTCTTCTCTTGTTACTTTTATTCTTCGTACTGCCCGCGTGTTCTTCGCATTCCAGCGACCCCGCGTTGCCCGAGGAGCAGGTGCAGGCATCGAAACCGGTGCGCCCTCTGGCTCAGTTCGCGGCCACCGCGAAGGTCAACGCGAGTGATGTGATCAAGGACGAAAAGTACGGCGAAATTACCGTCATTGCTGGAAATTATTATTATTCGGCAGCCGGTGAATGGTGCAGGATGCTCCTGGTTACCCAGAATTCGTGCACCTTCGAGCTCGTTTTCCGCCGGCTGGGCGGGGACGCCTGGGAAGAAGTGCCCCTGCTTCACGGTTGCGACGATTCACTGGTCATCCCCGGCTCCCAAGAGCAAACACTTCCGTGA
- a CDS encoding class I SAM-dependent methyltransferase, giving the protein MQNAVSGLKSRLEYPFEGTRIEGKTMLVGGWAFMPDGEELKVNVYIDGKPSGSCKWGAARYDVFKEFGSESAYESGFFGNIKVGNLDKGTHEVEVRVLCNGAEVSVGKTKIVQPAWYTLKRKPAGEYQFKYLENAMLPIGHVADSAKRSGARMFNAFMDMCDLPKKSDILDVGCGMGRFSLPFIRYVGEEGSYAGLELMPPSVKYLEDNFVTRFPNFTVKRVEVFNDLYNPDCNVKASEYVFPFENDSFDMVFLQSVFTHMVTQDVTNYLRQMHRVLRPGGLCMITYFLIDEHSKRMISEKKTNRSFSFKHDHFWSDTEEIIEIAIAYDAEWLKATYEEIGFEIESIHKGTWRGETGTTGQDVVVARKKR; this is encoded by the coding sequence ATGCAGAATGCTGTTTCCGGTTTGAAGTCCAGGTTGGAATACCCGTTTGAGGGAACACGGATCGAAGGGAAGACCATGCTTGTCGGCGGTTGGGCATTTATGCCGGACGGCGAAGAATTGAAGGTGAATGTCTATATTGACGGCAAGCCTTCCGGTTCCTGCAAATGGGGTGCTGCACGCTACGACGTCTTCAAGGAGTTCGGATCGGAGTCGGCATACGAGTCTGGTTTTTTTGGGAATATCAAGGTTGGGAACCTTGATAAAGGGACCCATGAAGTTGAGGTAAGGGTCCTATGCAATGGCGCCGAGGTTTCAGTGGGCAAGACCAAAATTGTCCAGCCTGCATGGTACACCCTTAAGCGTAAGCCTGCGGGGGAATATCAATTCAAGTATTTGGAAAACGCCATGCTCCCCATCGGTCATGTCGCCGATTCCGCAAAGCGGTCGGGTGCGCGGATGTTCAACGCATTCATGGATATGTGCGACCTCCCGAAGAAGTCGGATATTTTGGATGTCGGGTGCGGAATGGGGCGGTTTTCCCTTCCTTTCATCCGGTATGTGGGGGAGGAAGGGAGCTACGCCGGGCTTGAGTTGATGCCGCCATCGGTGAAGTATCTTGAGGACAACTTTGTCACGCGTTTCCCCAATTTCACGGTCAAGAGGGTGGAGGTGTTCAATGACCTCTATAACCCGGACTGCAATGTAAAGGCCTCTGAATACGTTTTTCCGTTCGAAAACGATTCCTTCGACATGGTGTTCCTGCAGTCTGTGTTCACCCATATGGTGACCCAGGACGTAACGAATTACCTGCGGCAGATGCATCGGGTGCTGAGGCCTGGTGGCTTGTGCATGATCACCTATTTCCTGATTGACGAGCACTCTAAGCGCATGATCTCGGAAAAGAAGACGAACAGGTCGTTCTCCTTCAAGCATGATCATTTTTGGTCGGACACCGAGGAGATCATCGAGATCGCTATCGCCTATGACGCCGAGTGGCTTAAAGCGACGTACGAAGAAATCGGTTTCGAGATCGAGTCGATCCACAAGGGTACCTGGCGAGGGGAAACCGGTACCACCGGCCAAGATGTCGTCGTGGCCCGCAAGAAACGTTGA
- a CDS encoding DegT/DnrJ/EryC1/StrS family aminotransferase has protein sequence MKKRVDDLALFGGQAEFASVRPIGQLAIGPEEIFFQQAKRIFEGRRLTNNGPLVRDLEARLSDLHQVSECVSFCSASLAIMALLRLLAEKGRTEVIMPAFTYPGLPHLARWAGLTPRFADILPMRHTLDPASVAEVASRDTAVVLAVHQVNSLCDVAGLKEVAGEYDIPVLYDSVHGVGCVHDGKRVGGHGVAEVFSLHATKIVNGFEGGYVTTNDAKLAEKLRLARNFGFAGQDAVSQCGFNGKLNELHAALALASLESVGDVMRGNRIRYEQYLRHFRSVPNCSFLRYAEDSEWNYEFVLLELFPDWKMSRDDVVDVMRRENALARPYYSPPLHLSPHMPEGQPVPSLPVTEQEAVKFIQMPVGELVDEDTIRRLAGLVAFVHDNQEEIAGRLAS, from the coding sequence ATGAAGAAGCGCGTTGATGATCTTGCGCTGTTCGGCGGTCAGGCGGAATTCGCATCCGTCCGTCCCATCGGACAGCTTGCCATCGGACCCGAGGAAATCTTCTTTCAACAGGCCAAACGGATATTCGAAGGGCGTCGTTTGACGAACAACGGGCCCTTGGTTCGGGATTTGGAAGCCCGCCTGTCCGATCTGCACCAGGTCTCAGAATGCGTCTCCTTCTGCAGCGCTTCGCTGGCCATCATGGCTTTGTTGAGGTTGCTGGCGGAGAAGGGGCGAACCGAAGTCATCATGCCCGCGTTCACGTATCCGGGCCTTCCCCATTTGGCCCGTTGGGCGGGGCTAACGCCGCGGTTTGCGGATATTCTCCCCATGCGGCATACGCTCGACCCGGCAAGCGTTGCCGAAGTGGCGTCCCGGGACACGGCGGTGGTTCTCGCCGTGCATCAGGTCAACAGCCTCTGCGACGTAGCCGGGTTGAAAGAAGTGGCTGGAGAATATGATATTCCAGTCCTTTATGACTCGGTTCATGGCGTCGGTTGCGTTCATGACGGGAAACGCGTCGGCGGGCATGGCGTCGCTGAAGTGTTCAGCCTCCATGCGACCAAGATCGTGAATGGTTTCGAGGGCGGGTACGTCACCACTAACGACGCCAAGTTGGCCGAGAAATTGCGTCTTGCCCGGAATTTCGGTTTTGCCGGCCAGGATGCCGTCAGCCAGTGCGGGTTCAACGGGAAACTCAATGAGCTGCATGCGGCGCTAGCGCTCGCGTCGCTGGAGAGCGTCGGGGACGTGATGCGGGGAAACAGGATACGCTACGAGCAATACTTGCGACATTTCCGGTCGGTCCCGAATTGTTCCTTCCTTCGGTATGCGGAAGATTCGGAATGGAATTACGAGTTTGTGCTGCTGGAGCTGTTTCCTGATTGGAAAATGTCGAGGGATGATGTGGTGGACGTGATGCGGAGAGAGAATGCCCTGGCGAGACCGTACTATTCGCCGCCGTTGCACCTTTCTCCACACATGCCGGAAGGGCAACCGGTGCCGTCTCTGCCAGTGACGGAGCAGGAGGCGGTAAAATTCATACAGATGCCCGTGGGCGAACTGGTGGACGAGGATACCATCAGGCGGCTGGCCGGGCTGGTGGCCTTCGTGCACGACAATCAGGAAGAGATCGCAGGGAGGTTGGCGTCATGA
- a CDS encoding glycosyltransferase family 61 protein, with amino-acid sequence MSRTLYLHLGTHKTGSTTIQKHLHANADNLAKAGVLYPSILQDISESHRFNHHNFGFALIGFDPVRMPEELDRLIREKGRKTLLEEAAREAVAEMESRGLHEMILSSEVICEPFCGQVTFPEALGELKRLFDGFTIVPVVYLRPQHSWAESWYKWNMRGGNCAPFDEWYRDLDPNWLDYERLLTLLAEAFGRENVRPRVFERNKLKDPLFADFLETIGRGGMKFTPLESANESFNWEVLRYQRVANEVLKAHKVSRPDYFNMTVALMGWDKSLTVEGKRGLFPYSLLSRIHADFQEPNRLLAERYFGRADDLFSPPAEVEHMDFEVMDKAAVRRQVNEWISAGKPRQFDGFDLESACGYRRSKTFFDEFQSLLRGRDGDSAVAFEAQRTRPLRVEDVTIGGKTQRLEYPPNDIPPIKAELLENARIQFRSRPLAEHVRKRFCIFGGDRRLVENSLITVADDYDGNLQPCHRLEEPGVTYVFLGEMLMHYGHMLLESCARTWILDYVRKVRGTRVELVFLTSAKRRAAVDAVLKLMEGIAPVHMLPIGCTCFHFSRLVVPTPMFVEVCGYCHPAYAGVLQRLLAPLAEHTVKADKIYLSRRKLGKTQRYLINEAEVEKIFADHGYEIIHPQELGFAEQIGLYGRVRAMAGVEGSAIHNSLLAGRCRHLTILNVHHPDPMIWHRQQLSICLGMHLGTTVVRTHPAFEIEGCLIRKVPVVTDLEAVRQTLSSGRPGDLRDPEDNVYDKARLMPMVASFFNETEDPVNGEFYGRLAKGDVRGACRYALTAPGTIRQVKLRGESVLGRWCRSALVFALRGYGMLRNRVRNW; translated from the coding sequence ATGAGCAGGACGCTCTATTTGCATTTGGGGACGCACAAAACCGGGTCCACCACCATTCAGAAGCATTTGCACGCCAATGCGGATAATCTCGCCAAGGCGGGAGTCCTGTATCCTTCCATTTTGCAGGACATAAGCGAGTCCCATCGCTTTAACCACCACAATTTCGGGTTTGCGCTGATAGGCTTCGATCCTGTGCGCATGCCCGAGGAGCTTGACCGACTCATCCGCGAAAAGGGCCGCAAAACCCTGCTTGAGGAAGCCGCGAGAGAGGCCGTCGCCGAGATGGAGTCGCGCGGCCTGCATGAGATGATCCTGTCGTCAGAGGTGATCTGCGAGCCGTTCTGCGGCCAGGTGACGTTCCCCGAGGCGCTTGGGGAATTGAAGCGGTTGTTCGACGGGTTCACCATCGTCCCGGTGGTCTATCTCCGCCCGCAGCACAGTTGGGCGGAGTCCTGGTACAAATGGAACATGCGGGGCGGCAATTGCGCGCCCTTTGACGAGTGGTACCGGGATCTGGACCCCAATTGGCTGGACTATGAGCGCTTGCTGACCCTGCTCGCGGAAGCCTTCGGCCGGGAGAACGTCAGGCCCAGGGTGTTTGAGCGGAATAAGCTCAAGGACCCCTTGTTCGCCGATTTCCTGGAAACCATCGGCCGCGGCGGCATGAAATTCACCCCGCTCGAGTCCGCCAATGAGAGTTTCAACTGGGAAGTCCTGCGCTACCAGAGGGTGGCCAACGAGGTGCTGAAGGCCCACAAGGTCTCCCGACCGGACTATTTCAACATGACCGTGGCGCTCATGGGCTGGGACAAGTCCCTGACGGTGGAGGGTAAGCGCGGTCTTTTCCCGTATTCGCTATTGTCTCGAATTCATGCCGACTTTCAGGAGCCGAACAGGTTGCTGGCCGAGCGGTACTTCGGCAGGGCCGACGACCTGTTTTCCCCGCCGGCGGAAGTGGAACACATGGATTTCGAGGTGATGGACAAGGCGGCTGTCAGAAGGCAGGTCAACGAGTGGATATCAGCCGGGAAGCCCAGGCAATTCGATGGCTTCGACCTTGAAAGCGCCTGCGGATACAGGCGGAGCAAGACCTTTTTCGACGAATTCCAGTCGTTGCTTCGGGGCCGGGACGGGGATTCGGCCGTGGCCTTCGAGGCGCAGCGAACGCGTCCTTTGCGCGTAGAGGATGTGACCATCGGCGGGAAGACGCAGCGGCTTGAATACCCGCCCAACGACATCCCTCCCATCAAGGCCGAGCTGCTCGAAAACGCGCGCATTCAGTTCCGGTCGAGGCCGCTTGCCGAGCACGTCCGGAAGAGGTTTTGCATCTTCGGCGGGGACAGGCGATTGGTCGAGAACAGCCTGATTACCGTCGCCGACGACTACGACGGGAATCTACAGCCCTGCCACAGGCTTGAAGAGCCGGGCGTCACCTATGTTTTTTTGGGAGAAATGCTCATGCATTATGGGCATATGCTCCTGGAAAGTTGCGCACGGACATGGATTCTGGATTATGTCCGAAAAGTGCGGGGGACGCGGGTGGAGCTGGTGTTTCTCACCTCGGCCAAACGCCGGGCCGCCGTGGATGCGGTGCTGAAGCTGATGGAGGGGATCGCCCCCGTGCACATGCTGCCCATCGGCTGCACCTGCTTTCATTTTTCCCGGCTTGTGGTGCCGACCCCCATGTTTGTCGAGGTTTGCGGCTACTGCCACCCCGCATACGCCGGGGTGCTCCAGCGGCTGCTTGCCCCCCTCGCCGAGCACACGGTCAAGGCGGACAAGATTTACCTCTCGCGGAGAAAGCTTGGGAAGACGCAGCGTTACCTGATCAACGAAGCCGAGGTGGAGAAGATTTTCGCCGATCACGGCTACGAGATCATCCATCCCCAGGAATTGGGATTCGCGGAGCAGATCGGCCTTTACGGCCGGGTCCGGGCCATGGCCGGGGTGGAAGGCTCGGCGATTCATAATTCACTGCTGGCCGGACGGTGCCGCCATCTGACAATTCTGAACGTGCATCACCCCGATCCCATGATCTGGCACCGCCAGCAACTGAGCATTTGCCTCGGGATGCACCTGGGCACGACCGTCGTACGGACGCACCCAGCCTTCGAGATCGAGGGTTGCCTGATCCGGAAAGTGCCTGTGGTCACGGATTTGGAGGCGGTCCGCCAGACGTTGAGCAGCGGGCGGCCGGGCGATTTGCGCGACCCCGAAGACAATGTCTACGACAAGGCCCGGCTCATGCCCATGGTGGCTTCGTTCTTCAACGAAACGGAAGATCCCGTGAACGGCGAATTTTACGGCCGCCTGGCAAAGGGGGATGTTCGCGGCGCCTGCCGGTACGCCCTGACGGCGCCGGGAACAATACGGCAAGTGAAACTGCGCGGGGAGTCGGTATTGGGCAGATGGTGCAGGTCGGCGCTTGTCTTTGCCCTGCGAGGATATGGAATGCTGAGGAACCGTGTCCGAAATTGGTGA
- a CDS encoding tetratricopeptide repeat protein codes for MDHFKILDSVDSLVIDFTLNDQGFCDAGILEYGEVESYYYNLVKRICESGVKPVSVLFFNQKYIDKDSFPVRDMHIDICRHFGVEVIDLFSIVNHLKTDHNPNTFFQDPAHLGPHFSKHVAVLVRDYLKSLTMDERERRPNAPSPRVFRGVSLAAEFPGLPKVRRGTSYITHESLHLEGDNAASLPLGRVVIDSVFFRASRLNGYLSFESNGKALSKVVAYQEQRGFFCRSVRPVFEVEGEVKLCARNIPGAPLCENDIHQVEPPEDAPGTFDLVGLLVRDPVPDDIEYERGASPDKQWVKRYRESLRNVKLVLNNQLDKVDAPESLYIAATLAADSSLAIAAIEKALKLAGDNTYYHAQYGARLSKAKMLKKAASALADAVRLAPGVSAHHMFLSHIHGGLGNVAAGLSAVEAAIAIKEDHSGYHHRRGNLLFQMGNLDEAERAQNRSLELDPEAADAHFQLSRIHEKRGDLERALSEIRTALAIKGDDSVYRAHLARLMKLG; via the coding sequence TTGGATCATTTCAAGATACTTGATTCAGTTGATTCGCTGGTCATTGATTTCACGCTGAACGATCAGGGATTCTGCGACGCGGGGATTCTCGAATACGGCGAGGTCGAGTCGTATTACTACAATCTGGTCAAGCGGATTTGCGAATCCGGGGTCAAGCCGGTAAGCGTTCTTTTTTTCAACCAGAAGTACATCGACAAGGACTCCTTCCCCGTCCGGGACATGCACATCGACATCTGCCGTCATTTCGGCGTTGAAGTGATCGACCTCTTCAGCATTGTCAACCATCTGAAAACCGACCACAATCCGAACACCTTTTTCCAGGATCCTGCCCACCTTGGCCCGCATTTTTCGAAGCATGTCGCCGTGCTCGTCAGGGATTACTTGAAATCGTTGACGATGGATGAACGGGAGCGCAGGCCGAATGCCCCCTCGCCGCGGGTGTTCAGGGGCGTCAGCCTGGCTGCGGAATTTCCCGGTCTGCCCAAGGTGCGGCGGGGAACGTCCTACATTACCCACGAGAGCCTCCATCTGGAGGGCGACAACGCGGCCTCGCTGCCGCTCGGGCGTGTTGTGATCGACAGCGTTTTCTTCCGGGCTTCCAGGCTGAATGGCTACTTGAGCTTCGAAAGCAACGGGAAGGCGCTCTCGAAGGTTGTCGCCTATCAGGAGCAGCGGGGCTTCTTTTGCCGTTCCGTCCGCCCGGTCTTCGAGGTCGAAGGCGAGGTGAAGCTTTGCGCGAGAAACATTCCGGGAGCGCCTCTGTGCGAAAACGATATCCATCAGGTCGAGCCGCCCGAGGACGCTCCCGGCACGTTCGACCTGGTCGGCCTTCTCGTGCGCGACCCCGTGCCCGACGACATCGAGTACGAGCGCGGAGCGTCGCCCGACAAACAGTGGGTGAAGCGCTACCGGGAGTCCTTGCGCAACGTGAAGTTGGTGCTCAACAACCAGCTTGATAAAGTGGATGCCCCTGAATCGCTTTACATAGCCGCGACGCTGGCCGCCGATTCCTCGCTGGCCATAGCGGCCATTGAAAAGGCCTTGAAGCTGGCCGGTGACAACACCTATTACCACGCCCAATACGGTGCGCGGCTTTCCAAGGCGAAGATGTTGAAAAAGGCCGCATCCGCTTTGGCCGATGCCGTGCGTCTCGCCCCCGGCGTATCGGCGCATCATATGTTTCTCAGCCACATCCATGGAGGCCTCGGCAACGTCGCGGCCGGGCTGAGTGCGGTCGAAGCGGCGATCGCCATCAAGGAAGACCATTCAGGCTATCACCATCGCCGTGGGAATCTTCTGTTCCAAATGGGTAACCTGGATGAAGCCGAAAGAGCACAGAATCGCTCCTTGGAGCTTGATCCCGAAGCTGCGGACGCGCATTTTCAGTTGAGCCGGATACATGAGAAACGTGGCGATCTTGAGAGAGCGTTGAGCGAGATTCGGACGGCCTTGGCCATAAAGGGAGATGATTCGGTGTATCGGGCGCATCTCGCCAGGTTGATGAAGCTAGGGTAG